One genomic window of Candidatus Bathyarchaeia archaeon includes the following:
- a CDS encoding DUF3096 domain-containing protein — MGIVSDIEKALQIPRLGTSLLAILIGILLLMIPWLLNYLIAIGLIVWGISEAVKVNNASKTSDSTK, encoded by the coding sequence ATGGGTATCGTCTCTGACATCGAGAAGGCCTTGCAGATCCCGCGGCTAGGGACCTCGTTGCTGGCCATTCTTATCGGCATCTTGCTTCTAATGATTCCTTGGCTATTGAACTACCTGATCGCGATAGGTTTGATCGTTTGGGGAATCTCTGAAGCAGTAAAGGTGAACAACGCCTCAAAGACTTCTGATTCGACCAAGTGA
- a CDS encoding GNAT family N-acetyltransferase has product MVTVGQAEMSDRVEIERLIAEYHASEGITPIKERISWAVDHQLSGESPGLLLVAREKDTVVGVALVVYTPSAELGRVMTVNDFFVRPDHRRRGVGRLLARRLVRECQRMKIDEIGLEVLHENKTAATFWKSVGFQQSDRFLFRKRLRMESNY; this is encoded by the coding sequence ATGGTAACCGTCGGGCAGGCAGAAATGTCAGATCGCGTGGAGATCGAGAGACTCATCGCGGAATACCACGCGTCGGAAGGGATAACCCCAATCAAAGAGAGAATCTCCTGGGCAGTCGACCATCAACTGAGCGGCGAGTCCCCAGGCCTACTCTTGGTTGCTCGGGAGAAGGATACAGTAGTTGGGGTGGCCTTGGTGGTTTACACGCCCTCGGCGGAGCTTGGACGGGTCATGACTGTAAACGATTTCTTCGTTAGACCCGACCACAGGCGAAGGGGAGTGGGAAGACTGCTAGCGAGACGTTTGGTAAGAGAGTGTCAAAGGATGAAGATAGATGAGATCGGGCTCGAAGTACTCCACGAGAACAAAACCGCAGCAACGTTCTGGAAATCCGTGGGCTTCCAACAGTCCGACCGCTTTCTCTTCAGAAAGAGATTGAGGATGGAAAGCAATTATTGA
- a CDS encoding N,N-dimethylformamidase beta subunit family domain-containing protein, which yields MGDLGSEIDSFAKTRRRTVRPQAYGKVIHPKKPRLSQVAAAAFCIFMITLPATAPAIIGSPAGSASRADHLRVRVAVVKPVFTATAYSSFYGFYSKYANTPKGQQIRSDLEKLNATIVDGWGWSDGLRQFINSRAASRNGMVLGKSLTILTDISVTEGQLFDDKGVNRFDVVILGFTEYVTSQQYSGYKHFVENGGRLVFLDATNFLAEVKYHSHSHHLSLVMGHGWGFDGKKVWRDVFERWGEQNKNWIASNYCCGTYSRYDGAITNGTHPISLALKEHFGSRVFKTYGGHEENQVTNMTGTTILARWVQASPGQHDLVAAYLHRYLNGTVIHIGVMGSDVISFDQSVQFFLIRSVLEPN from the coding sequence ATGGGAGATTTGGGATCGGAAATCGATTCCTTTGCAAAGACTCGCAGACGCACAGTTAGACCCCAGGCTTACGGGAAGGTAATACACCCGAAAAAGCCCCGACTGTCACAGGTGGCGGCAGCGGCCTTCTGTATTTTCATGATTACCCTGCCTGCAACCGCCCCTGCCATCATAGGCAGTCCAGCAGGATCAGCTTCACGCGCCGACCATCTGAGAGTGAGGGTGGCTGTCGTAAAGCCAGTTTTCACAGCTACTGCCTACTCATCATTCTACGGATTCTATTCCAAATACGCCAATACCCCGAAGGGTCAACAGATCAGATCCGATCTTGAAAAACTGAATGCGACCATTGTCGATGGATGGGGTTGGAGCGATGGGCTGCGACAATTCATCAACTCCAGAGCAGCAAGTCGGAATGGCATGGTCTTGGGCAAGAGCCTGACGATATTGACAGACATCAGCGTGACCGAGGGACAACTGTTTGACGACAAAGGCGTGAACAGGTTCGATGTTGTCATCCTCGGCTTCACCGAGTACGTTACATCTCAGCAGTATTCTGGCTACAAACACTTCGTAGAGAACGGCGGCCGGCTCGTCTTTCTGGACGCAACCAACTTCCTAGCTGAGGTGAAATACCATTCACACTCCCATCACTTGTCTTTGGTCATGGGACATGGTTGGGGTTTCGACGGAAAGAAAGTCTGGCGCGACGTGTTCGAACGCTGGGGAGAACAGAACAAGAACTGGATCGCAAGCAACTATTGCTGCGGAACGTACAGTCGTTACGATGGCGCCATCACTAACGGAACCCACCCCATCAGTCTGGCACTGAAGGAACACTTCGGATCGAGAGTCTTCAAAACCTATGGCGGTCACGAAGAGAACCAGGTAACAAACATGACAGGTACTACGATTCTCGCGCGCTGGGTACAAGCCAGCCCAGGACAACATGACCTAGTAGCCGCATACCTTCACCGCTACCTCAATGGAACAGTCATTCATATCGGAGTCATGGGCAGTGACGTAATATCCTTTGATCAGTCCGTTCAGTTCTTTCTCATCCGATCAGTCCTTGAACCCAACTAG
- a CDS encoding Gfo/Idh/MocA family oxidoreductase: MMPLNISVVGAGYWGKKVIREILNVSRTTRRVNLCSVVDNSPSMLEQCRKEFGPLDYRLSYQGLLSDPAISAVHICSPNTTHFEVASEFLRSKKHVLVEKPLALRSTDANELVRLAEEKHRVLAVGHVHRFNNGLNELKRIVQSGLLGDIYYLRLQWTGYLPPQRDRDVITDLGPHPFDICNNILGTWPTKISCRGRGYRGGAGDEVAFIIAEHIDGVNASIELSWLDSEKHRDVTVVGSNAVARLDCLDQKLVLQRSDKTETISTVPSNTLQGEIIHFARCVENDTASKPYSNLSDGSIGAGVVRLLEASRRSLLEERTVQVPVPSSEELVVGEPAQIGFRKITSY; the protein is encoded by the coding sequence ATGATGCCATTGAACATATCGGTGGTAGGTGCCGGTTATTGGGGGAAGAAAGTAATACGGGAAATCTTGAACGTGTCCCGTACTACTCGTCGGGTTAATCTCTGCTCCGTTGTTGACAACTCACCGTCTATGCTTGAGCAATGCAGGAAAGAATTCGGTCCCTTGGACTATCGTTTGAGCTATCAGGGATTACTGTCCGATCCCGCTATTTCGGCTGTTCATATCTGCTCGCCAAACACCACGCACTTCGAAGTCGCATCAGAGTTTCTCAGATCGAAAAAGCACGTCCTCGTCGAAAAACCCCTAGCACTACGGTCCACGGACGCCAACGAGCTAGTTAGACTCGCGGAGGAGAAGCATAGAGTCCTCGCCGTCGGACATGTTCATAGGTTCAACAATGGGCTCAATGAGCTAAAACGTATTGTCCAGAGCGGGCTGCTTGGGGACATCTACTACCTCCGCCTACAATGGACAGGCTACCTCCCACCCCAAAGAGACCGCGACGTAATAACCGATTTAGGCCCACACCCCTTCGATATATGCAACAATATTCTCGGAACATGGCCCACAAAGATCTCGTGCAGAGGTAGAGGTTACAGGGGTGGAGCAGGCGACGAGGTTGCCTTCATCATAGCCGAACACATAGACGGAGTCAACGCAAGCATTGAACTCAGCTGGCTGGACTCCGAGAAACACAGAGATGTCACCGTGGTAGGAAGCAACGCAGTCGCCCGACTGGACTGCCTGGATCAGAAACTAGTCCTTCAGAGGTCAGACAAGACAGAGACAATATCCACCGTTCCAAGTAACACGCTGCAGGGAGAGATCATCCACTTCGCCAGATGTGTTGAAAACGACACCGCATCCAAACCATACTCAAACTTGTCGGATGGAAGCATCGGAGCAGGAGTAGTGAGGCTCTTGGAGGCATCGAGGAGATCTCTGCTTGAAGAACGGACAGTGCAAGTTCCAGTTCCATCATCTGAGGAACTAGTTGTAGGCGAACCAGCTCAAATAGGGTTTCGAAAAATTACGTCTTACTAG
- a CDS encoding PKD domain-containing protein: MRTVLANKKARTLTFTLIALALTGVVVASQFGNHTSAVGDSSIQDRAHRSPPTISRTSTTAASTPTGAGTYFDHILIVVMEDHGLIDICARNPPPCLSTSGDPYVAGLANTYGIGSHYTGVSHFSQADYVALLGGDTYGCVGYPCTPSAHVNLVDSLEAAGLTWRGYMENQAVATGCDTNYNQPYTPEHNPFVFFTDITSSATRCSKVVLANPSGCVVTDCTLLNDLNSGSAPNFMWLTPNNCDNMHGYTNGCSASIPFGDAYLSSLVPNILNSTTFTTQRAALFVVFDEGNGYCPLNNSSEDCVYAVWAGRGTKNSLVTTNPYSHYSFTRTVETNWNLPSLSTNDATATPMTEFFTYTPPSVSFTYTPANPGPLQTVQFTATATGGIQPYTYAWDFGDGSTASGPTTSHSYTLPGTYTVTIIVKDGVGQNASMSKTVTVSIVLPPIP, from the coding sequence ATGAGAACAGTACTCGCGAACAAGAAGGCTCGGACTCTAACCTTCACATTGATAGCTCTTGCTCTCACAGGGGTCGTTGTTGCGTCACAGTTTGGAAATCATACGAGCGCAGTCGGGGACTCATCGATTCAAGACAGAGCTCACAGAAGTCCTCCAACTATAAGCCGAACGTCAACCACTGCGGCATCTACGCCAACTGGGGCTGGCACTTATTTCGACCACATTCTGATCGTAGTCATGGAAGACCATGGTCTAATCGACATTTGTGCACGGAATCCACCCCCTTGCTTAAGCACCAGCGGAGACCCATACGTGGCTGGGCTGGCAAACACGTATGGAATCGGATCCCACTACACCGGTGTCTCACATTTCAGCCAAGCTGACTACGTTGCTCTGCTAGGTGGGGACACCTATGGCTGTGTCGGTTATCCCTGCACGCCATCAGCTCACGTGAACCTCGTGGATAGCCTGGAGGCCGCAGGACTAACGTGGAGAGGTTACATGGAAAACCAAGCCGTCGCAACTGGCTGCGACACGAACTACAACCAACCTTACACTCCGGAGCACAACCCCTTCGTGTTTTTCACCGATATCACATCCAGCGCGACTCGATGTTCCAAAGTAGTACTCGCGAATCCGAGTGGTTGCGTGGTGACTGATTGCACACTGCTCAACGACCTCAACTCAGGGTCTGCTCCGAACTTCATGTGGCTTACACCGAACAACTGCGATAACATGCACGGCTACACAAACGGATGTTCCGCCTCCATTCCATTCGGAGACGCATATCTCAGCAGTCTTGTCCCGAATATCCTTAACAGCACTACATTCACGACACAGAGAGCCGCTCTATTCGTTGTCTTTGACGAAGGAAACGGATATTGCCCCCTCAACAACAGCTCGGAGGACTGCGTCTACGCTGTCTGGGCTGGTCGAGGAACAAAGAACAGCCTCGTTACAACCAATCCTTACAGTCACTACTCGTTCACTCGCACGGTAGAGACGAACTGGAACCTTCCCAGCCTGTCCACAAACGATGCCACAGCTACTCCGATGACAGAATTCTTCACATACACCCCACCCTCAGTCAGCTTCACGTATACACCTGCGAACCCGGGACCCCTTCAGACAGTCCAGTTCACTGCCACAGCAACAGGCGGGATCCAGCCGTACACCTACGCCTGGGACTTCGGCGACGGTTCCACTGCCAGTGGACCTACAACTAGCCACTCGTACACTCTACCAGGAACCTACACGGTAACAATAATTGTCAAGGACGGCGTAGGTCAGAATGCTTCGATGTCGAAGACGGTAACCGTCAGCATCGTACTACCGCCAATCCCATAG
- a CDS encoding TIGR00725 family protein, translated as MSHPFLSKSDDELFRGVASRTPLSSFKRLIQILVIGSDGDHCPESTYAAAKEVGAEIASRGAVLVTGGLGGVMEAACRGAKEKGGMVVGILPQEDMSYANPYCDIIVPTGMGFSRNYVTAYSADSAIVVGGGAGTYVEALVAYGKGKPIVALKGTGGTADKIADSYLDDRKTVKVMAAPTPKDAVDQALDHALNGKRGIRYFQSVAKML; from the coding sequence TTGTCGCATCCCTTCCTTTCAAAGAGTGATGATGAATTGTTTAGAGGAGTAGCATCGAGAACCCCACTGTCCAGCTTCAAACGTCTCATACAGATTTTGGTGATTGGATCTGATGGTGATCATTGTCCTGAGAGCACTTACGCGGCTGCAAAAGAGGTTGGAGCTGAGATTGCCTCTAGAGGAGCAGTTCTTGTCACGGGCGGTCTTGGTGGAGTCATGGAAGCTGCTTGTCGTGGCGCGAAGGAGAAGGGTGGAATGGTGGTCGGGATCCTTCCACAAGAAGACATGAGCTACGCGAACCCCTATTGCGATATAATCGTACCAACAGGAATGGGATTCTCACGGAACTACGTGACAGCATACTCTGCTGACTCCGCTATTGTGGTAGGCGGAGGAGCTGGAACCTATGTGGAAGCACTAGTCGCCTACGGGAAAGGAAAACCGATAGTGGCGTTGAAAGGGACAGGGGGAACAGCGGACAAGATCGCCGACAGCTACCTAGACGATCGAAAAACGGTGAAAGTCATGGCCGCCCCAACACCCAAAGACGCCGTCGACCAAGCACTAGACCATGCCCTCAACGGCAAAAGAGGAATACGGTACTTCCAAAGCGTCGCAAAAATGCTCTAA
- a CDS encoding V-type ATP synthase subunit A, which translates to MTTGQKLDPPSLTRSHFMPDFKPGKVARVAGPVIVAEGMLGAQMYEVVRVGDQGLIGEIIKIDGENATVQVYEETAGLRPGEKVERTGKPLSVELGPGILGQIYDGIQRPLTVLFEKTGPFIKRGLAPAAIDRSKKWHFVPTADRGVEVSGGDVLGTVKETTLITQRIMVPPNQSGKITSIVPEGDYTITEPIGEMETKTGPISLFMMHTWPVRIARPFKRKLPSEIPLITGQRIIDFFFPVAKGGTAAVPGPFGSGKCLDGETPVLLADGRIRRIRELVHDKGNSRAIDDNGDETLYSYSNPPRVVSLSNPEFTNAEASMGYKGSSNELLEIETRSGRRVRVTPVHKLQQLRRDGTIEETSAKLLQPGAYLLTPRKIALNLDLKSIDPYKLLPDDIRVDDPKAIETMIATIESLKVDITLKVLARNLVVSYKSLLNYWSRKARPTLGFLRRLAQVTGKRIPVASVRAQRQGWSIILPKEMTLELAEFLGLILSDGMLRGRGSVILFNNDERVLRRFSQLANRLFGLTPHRGTHSGGLLERIDSRALVHLLVGVGFPKKRKSRTLKVPDLVSMSPDKVIGGFFAGYVAGDGSFSNRTLEITTASEEMALGLSYLLARLGVLHRTRHREIGGHIYHRMAIEGRRAISEFYEFLPKQLPYPYIKKVDRFLKLEKRVHSAVDVVPIDSSVLSEAAALGKTSRKSLRKSGFNMYNYTTHGEKPGITVIRRLISAIKDKSPPGSNDNTALKKLEKLSELSNFSFFDEISNIRQITTTSEVYDITVPGYENFIAGWGPMVCHNTVLQQALAKFADAQVIVYVGCGERGNEMAEVLETFPTLLDPRTQQPLMNRTTLVANTSNMPIAAREASVYTGITIAEYFRDMGYDTALMADSTSRWAEALREISGRLEEMPGEEGYPAYLASRLADFYERSGRLEVLGSESKVGSISVIGAVSPPGGDFSEPITQNTLRIVKVFWALDSELAKRRHFPAINWLTSYSLYLDTLETWYPKEVGPEWVDLRKVAMYLLQRDEELREIVMLVGPDALSEGQRVILEAAKMIKEDFLMQQSYNPADSYCDKTKTYNMIRLILHYYNLMQKAVDENIPLQKVLELPVKNDISRMRLTPADKFTDYAQSLNERLDQEFKMLTTPAVKAK; encoded by the coding sequence ATGACAACCGGCCAGAAACTCGACCCTCCATCACTTACAAGGTCACATTTCATGCCTGACTTCAAGCCTGGAAAGGTCGCACGGGTCGCAGGCCCCGTCATCGTCGCCGAAGGAATGCTCGGCGCCCAAATGTACGAAGTCGTCCGTGTCGGCGACCAAGGGCTCATCGGCGAGATTATCAAGATAGACGGCGAAAACGCGACAGTCCAAGTCTACGAGGAAACCGCCGGCCTCCGACCTGGCGAAAAAGTCGAGAGAACTGGCAAACCACTTTCAGTAGAACTCGGCCCCGGAATCTTGGGCCAGATCTACGACGGCATTCAACGGCCCCTAACAGTTCTCTTCGAAAAGACCGGACCCTTCATCAAGAGAGGACTAGCCCCCGCCGCCATCGATCGATCCAAGAAATGGCATTTCGTTCCCACCGCAGATAGGGGAGTGGAAGTTTCCGGCGGTGATGTTCTCGGGACAGTCAAAGAGACCACTCTGATTACGCAACGGATAATGGTCCCTCCCAACCAGTCCGGAAAAATCACTTCAATCGTTCCTGAGGGCGACTACACTATCACCGAGCCTATCGGTGAGATGGAAACCAAGACCGGACCCATCTCATTGTTCATGATGCACACCTGGCCCGTACGAATCGCCAGGCCCTTCAAACGCAAACTCCCAAGCGAAATCCCACTCATCACCGGCCAACGAATCATCGACTTCTTCTTCCCCGTCGCAAAAGGAGGAACAGCCGCCGTCCCCGGACCCTTCGGAAGCGGCAAGTGCCTCGACGGAGAAACTCCTGTTCTGCTTGCGGATGGCAGGATAAGAAGAATTCGAGAACTTGTACATGATAAGGGAAACTCCCGGGCCATCGATGACAATGGAGATGAGACTCTCTATTCCTACTCTAACCCTCCCAGAGTTGTATCGCTCTCCAATCCCGAGTTCACAAACGCCGAGGCCTCAATGGGCTACAAAGGATCTAGCAATGAGCTTCTCGAAATTGAGACCCGAAGTGGGCGTAGGGTCAGAGTCACTCCCGTTCACAAGCTTCAGCAGCTGCGCCGCGACGGCACAATAGAGGAAACGTCTGCCAAACTGCTCCAACCCGGTGCGTACCTTCTAACACCGAGAAAGATCGCGCTCAATCTAGACCTGAAATCCATCGACCCCTACAAACTCCTACCCGACGACATCAGAGTCGACGATCCCAAAGCCATCGAAACGATGATCGCAACAATAGAGAGCCTGAAGGTGGACATTACTCTCAAGGTCCTTGCGAGGAACCTAGTTGTGAGCTACAAGAGTCTCCTGAACTATTGGAGTAGGAAAGCGAGGCCTACACTCGGCTTTCTGAGGCGCCTCGCGCAGGTCACAGGCAAGAGGATTCCTGTTGCGTCGGTCAGAGCTCAACGACAGGGCTGGAGCATAATACTCCCGAAGGAAATGACGCTTGAACTGGCAGAGTTTCTCGGGCTAATCCTCTCCGATGGCATGCTCCGGGGACGCGGAAGCGTTATCCTGTTCAATAACGACGAGCGGGTACTCCGCAGATTCTCTCAGCTCGCAAACAGACTGTTCGGTTTGACACCTCATCGCGGGACACACAGTGGAGGACTGTTGGAGAGAATCGACAGCAGAGCACTGGTCCATCTTCTTGTTGGCGTCGGTTTTCCCAAGAAGAGGAAATCTCGCACGCTGAAAGTTCCAGACCTTGTCTCAATGTCCCCGGACAAAGTGATCGGGGGATTCTTCGCAGGCTACGTCGCTGGCGACGGATCATTCAGCAACCGCACTCTAGAGATCACAACTGCAAGCGAAGAGATGGCGTTAGGACTCTCCTATCTGCTGGCACGGTTGGGAGTCCTCCATAGAACCAGGCACAGAGAGATTGGCGGACACATTTACCATCGCATGGCAATTGAAGGGCGCCGGGCGATCTCGGAATTTTACGAATTTCTGCCGAAACAACTCCCGTATCCTTACATCAAGAAGGTAGATCGTTTTCTGAAACTTGAGAAGCGAGTGCACAGCGCTGTAGACGTTGTTCCCATCGATTCATCGGTCCTCTCTGAAGCCGCGGCCCTTGGTAAGACCTCGAGAAAGAGCTTGCGAAAATCCGGTTTCAACATGTACAATTACACAACACATGGAGAGAAACCGGGCATTACGGTTATCAGACGTCTCATATCCGCAATCAAAGACAAGTCCCCCCCGGGCTCGAACGACAATACAGCGCTGAAGAAGTTGGAGAAACTCTCCGAGCTGTCCAACTTCTCTTTCTTCGACGAGATCTCCAACATTCGACAAATCACGACCACTTCTGAAGTCTACGATATCACGGTCCCAGGTTACGAGAATTTCATCGCTGGATGGGGACCCATGGTCTGTCACAATACGGTGCTTCAGCAGGCATTGGCAAAATTCGCAGACGCCCAGGTCATTGTCTACGTCGGCTGTGGAGAACGAGGGAACGAGATGGCTGAAGTTCTCGAAACATTTCCAACCCTCCTTGACCCGCGCACACAACAGCCCCTGATGAACCGGACGACTCTAGTCGCGAACACCTCCAACATGCCAATCGCTGCCAGAGAAGCAAGCGTCTACACCGGCATCACAATCGCCGAGTATTTCCGAGATATGGGCTACGACACGGCGCTAATGGCGGATTCCACGAGCAGATGGGCAGAAGCTCTCAGAGAAATCTCAGGACGTCTAGAAGAGATGCCGGGCGAAGAAGGATACCCAGCCTACCTCGCATCACGCCTTGCGGATTTCTACGAGCGATCCGGACGACTGGAAGTCTTGGGCTCGGAATCCAAAGTAGGCTCCATTAGCGTCATCGGAGCGGTCTCCCCTCCAGGGGGCGACTTTTCCGAACCGATCACTCAGAACACTCTTCGTATCGTCAAGGTCTTCTGGGCCCTCGACTCCGAACTTGCCAAGCGACGCCACTTCCCCGCCATAAACTGGCTGACAAGCTACTCTCTCTACCTCGACACCCTCGAAACATGGTATCCGAAAGAAGTCGGACCCGAATGGGTCGACCTCAGAAAAGTAGCCATGTATCTTCTCCAGCGCGACGAGGAGCTACGTGAGATAGTCATGCTTGTCGGTCCCGACGCCCTCTCCGAGGGGCAACGGGTCATTCTGGAAGCTGCCAAGATGATCAAGGAGGACTTCCTCATGCAGCAATCCTACAACCCCGCCGACAGCTACTGCGACAAGACCAAAACCTACAACATGATTCGGTTGATCTTACACTACTACAACTTGATGCAGAAGGCAGTCGACGAAAACATACCGCTCCAGAAAGTTCTCGAGCTGCCAGTCAAGAACGACATCAGTCGGATGAGACTCACCCCGGCAGACAAATTCACCGACTACGCACAATCCCTGAACGAGCGTCTCGATCAGGAATTCAAGATGCTGACAACACCCGCTGTCAAGGCGAAATAA